One genomic region from Drosophila busckii strain San Diego stock center, stock number 13000-0081.31 chromosome 3R, ASM1175060v1, whole genome shotgun sequence encodes:
- the LOC108601952 gene encoding uncharacterized protein LOC108601952: protein MEDNTYAQFMEKSLKKEFEQNGTYAELRSALHVKVLQLLRGQLKLDKDATLCGGNVEQRGLLRQLNELIVDYFEWYGFKHTLETFAMETGSAISVQPREKLRQQLKLQVGQKQLDLPVLLQLLRQQQQQSTAKADSKLPKKRTQAVALKLEKKASKLISRPAAQKRITLKPRVQVCQQLASAVKPTANTVISKKPATEQRKLAVKPRKATNTLPKSQPKTASEPTDEDGSCSTVDSEYNSDAFIDIPERYYYREEEPPEQAYAANHGEEGQCPSAERFKPMPKYKPLQIYEKETKPKIKPTSSASASISVKERFLKRGKRGLFQSQRIVDQSEDEKVMPVSKPKCPETIISTIKLESDEESFYDSDNYL from the coding sequence ATGGAGGACAATACGTACGCGCAGTTTATGGAAAAGAGTCTCAAAAAAGAGTTTGAGCAAAATGGCACCTACGCCGAGCTGCGCAGCGCGCTGCATGTAAaggtgttgcagctgctgcgcggTCAGCTGAAGCTCGACAAGGATGCAACACTTTGTGGTGGCAATGTGGAGCAGCGTGGGCTGCTGCGACAGCTGAACGAGCTGATTGTGGACTACTTTGAGTGGTATGGCTTTAAGCACACGCTAGAGACCTTCGCTATGGAAACGGGCAGCGCGATCAGTGTGCAGCCGCGCGAGAAGTTgaggcagcagcttaagctgcaagtcGGCCAAAAGCAGCTGGACTTGCCAGTGCTTTTGCAGTTactgcgccagcagcagcagcagtcgactGCAAAGGCGGACAGCAAGTTGCCCAAGAAGAGAACACAAGCTGTGGCCTTGAAGTTGgaaaagaaagcaagcaaactaaTATCGCGTCCCGCAGCTCAAAAGCGCATAACACTCAAGCCCAGAGTGCAGGTGTGTCAACAGTTGGCAAGCGCAGTTAAGCCCACAGCAAATACGGTTATCAGCAAGAAGCCAGCCACAGAGCAAAGAAAATTAGCTGTTAAGCCCAGAAAGGCAACAAATACTTTGCCGAAGTCGCAGCCGAAGACTGCATCAGAGCCCACAGATGAAGATGGCAGCTGCTCTACAGTAGATTCGGAATACAACAGCGACGCCTTTATAGATATACCCGAACGCTATTACTATCGCGAGGAGGAGCCACCTGAGCAGGCCTATGCAGCTAATCATGGCGAGGAGGGTCAATGTCCGTCCGCGGAACGTTTCAAGCCCATGCCCAAGTACAAGCCACtgcaaatatatgaaaaagaaACCAAGCCCAAGATTAAGCCAACGTCCAGTGCTAGTGCCAGCATCAGCGTCAAGGAACGCTTTCTGAAGCGAGGCAAGCGAGGTCTATTCCAATCCCAGCGTATTGTAGATCAATCTGAAGATGAGAAGGTAATGCCTGTTAGCAAGCCCAAGTGTCCAGAGACCATCATCAGCACCATCAAGCTGGAGAGTGACGAGGAAAGCTTTTACGACAGCGATAATTATCTTTAG
- the LOC108603354 gene encoding parafibromin, producing MADPLSLLRQYNINKKEIIERDNQIIFGEFSWPKSVKTNYLKYGSGKKGAPREYYTLECLLYLLKNVLLQHSVYVRQCAAEDIPAVNRPDRKELLAYLNGESTTCASIDKSAPLEIPTQVKRAAEGEAVSGETAAKKARFEETQVQKVREQLAARWDVNQKETAVNMDNIKSLSETMSVEKIAAIKAKRLANKRTTIKRTDNEDAMGTDLRAILDYDVDSTKDIISRERQWRTRTSILQSTGKLFAKNIFAMLQGIKAREEGRNRPQQPNPIKMPEPTRIAKPQPQLSQYNRYDQERFNRQKEETEGFKIDTLGTYHGMSLKSVTEGSLAQRKAQANMPLGAATAGRVAATKELLPTAQARQLPPNGPQKRPSRTPIIIIPSANTSLITMLNVKDILQELRFMSTADKKLQGCQRESEVLLQRKRNNQTVSYRVIDNPIKLSQQDWQRVVAVFVMGPQWQFKGWPWDGNPVEIFSKICAFHLCFSELKLDANVERWSVTLLRLSQNKRHLDRAVLSKFWETLDKYMLKYKPDLRF from the exons ATGGCGGATCCACTGAGTCTTTTGCGGCAgtacaacataaacaaaaaggaGATAATTGAGCGTGATAATCAAATAATATTCGGCGAATTCTCCTGGCCCAAGAGTGTTAAAACAAACTATCTCAAATATGG cTCTGGCAAGAAGGGCGCTCCACGTGAATATTACACGCTGGAGTGTCTATTGTATTTgctcaaaaatgttttgctgcaGCATTCGGTGTATGTGCGTCAGTGTGCTGCGGAGGATATACCAGCTGTGAATCGTCCGGATCGTAAGGAACTGCTTGCTTATCTCAATGGCGAGTCCACAACCTGCGCCAGTATTGATAAGAGTGCACCGTTGGAGATACCCACACAGGTGAAACGCGCTGCCGAAGGCGAAGCTGTCAGCGGTGAAACAGCTGCCAAGAAAGCGCGCTTTGAAGAGACACAAGTGCAAAAGGTGCGCGAACAATTGGCAGCGCGCTGGGATGTTAACCAAAAGGAGACTGCTGTCAATATGGACAATATCAAGTCGCTGTCGGAGACCATGTCTGTGGAAAAGATTGCTGCTATTAAAGCAAAGCGCTTGGCCAATAAGCGAACCACCATTAAACGCACGGACAATGAGGACGCAATGGGCACAGATTTACGCGCCATACTTGACTATGATGTGGATTCTACCAAGGACATTATAAGTCGCGAGCGGCAATGGCGTACACGTACTTCCATACTACAAAGCACTGGCAAACTATTTGCAAAAAACATATTTGCCATGCTGCAAGGAATTAAGGCGCGCGAGGAGGGACGCAATCGTCCGCAGCAGCCGAATCCCATAAAAATGCCTGAGCCGACGCGCATTGCcaagccgcagccacagctcTCACAGTACAATCGTTACGATCAGGAACGTTTCAATCGCCAGAAAGAGGAGACTGAAGGTTTCAAAATTGATACGCTGGGTACGTATCATGGCATGTCGTTGAAGTCGGTGACGGAGGGCTCATTGGCGCAGCGCAAGGCACAGGCAAATATGCCGCTGGGCGCCGCAACCGCTGGACGCGTAGCAGCCACCAAGGAGCTGTTGCCCACGGCACAGGCACGTCAACTGCCACCAAACGGACCACAAAAGCGACCTTCACGTACacctattattattataccgTCTGCCAATACAAGCCTTATAACTATGCTGAATGTCAAGGATATACTGCAGGAGCTACGCTTTATGAGCACCGCAGATAAAAAGCTACAAGGCTGCCAGCGTGAATCGGAAGTCTTACTGCAG CGCAAGCGCAACAATCAAACGGTTTCTTATCGCGTTATAGACAACCCTATAAAGTTATCTCAACAGGACTGGCAGCGTGTTGTGGCAGTTTTTGTTATGGGCCCACAATGGCAATTCAAAGGGTGGCCCTGGGATGGCAATCCCGTTGAAATATTCTCAAAAA TTTGCGCATTTCATTTGTGCTTTAGTGAGCTAAAACTGGATGCGAATGTGGAGCGCTGGTCGGTAACGTTATTGCGCCTTTCCCAAAACAAAAGACATTTGGATCGTGCAGTACTCAGCAAATTTTGGGAAACTCTGGACAA ATATATGCTAAAGTATAAGCCTGATTTAAGATTTTAA
- the LOC108603355 gene encoding protein NOXP20, whose product MSKEDNGWNQSDDDWDDWGDGDDDKFVHVEPQQPQSEVVEKTMIKNNKIGNAKGAAAEPSVPQVATPVAVTTTPVTSPSASSAGSGWGLWGSKLSSVLSTATEGLGNITTQVNQGLNQIIGVPDPEELARMNAAEAAAKEISTEKTEVEETEQEQEPESASGAAFNLGIVTTLGSKVLNTGLDTLEGIGKKTMNILQENDPKLMNKRKLLGLDANKPNLSAVLLEAKKDADQMEQSMQQLQLEKKKAQLRFDVLFENYCGLVHYEALEILSKESRLKLDTLLEAVSGQALSELQETISEVKELLDMENLECESEGDYEAAELNERLLETIVDAEVEIKFDDVTNHWTKSHSWLSSEEASTADLEEAYARSINALSEACALEMCKLHKIAELLLVKPHHSTANEVDSIVQLCKQFNGHLQGLTQRYANILSGKTAAEDATEQEDCKTRVNTLFAEMLSAVQYIEQAYKLFTPILQMGAV is encoded by the exons atgtcaaaagaaGATAATGGCTGGAATCAAAGTGATGATGATTGGGATGACTGGGGCGATGGTGACGACGACAAATTTGTGCATGTGGAGCCACAGCAGCCCCAGTCGGAAGTGGTGGAGAAAACAATgatcaaaaataacaaaattggcAACGcaaaaggagcagcagcggAGCCTTCAGTGCCACAAGTTGCTACACCAGTCGCAGTAACAACAACGCCAGTGACATCTCCCAGTGCGTCGTCAGCTGGGTCTGGCTGGGGATTATGGGGTAGTAAGCTAAGCTCTGTGCTGAGCACAGCGACTGAAGGATTGGGCAACATAACTACGCAGGTCAACCAGGGGCTCAATCAAATAATTGGCGTGCCCGATCCTGAAGAACTGGCGCGCATGAATGCTGCCGAGGCTGCCGCCAAGGAAATAAGTACCGAAAAGACAGAAGTGGAGGAAACTGAGCAAGAGCAGGAACCTGAATCAGCCAGTGGAGCTGCCTTTAATCTGGGCATAGTAACAACTCTGGGGAGCAAGGTGCTGAACACAGGTCTGGATACACTTGAGGGCATTGGCAAAAAGACCATGAACATACTACAAGAGAATGATCCCAAATTAATGAATAAGCGCAAGCTCTTGGGACTTGATGCGAATAAGCCAAACCTAAGTGCAGTGCTGTTAGAAGCTAAGAAGGATGCAGACCAAATGGAACAATcaatgcagcaactgcagctggaaAAGAAAAAGGCACAACTGCGTTTCGATGTACTTTTTGAGAACTACTGCGGCTTGGTGCATTATGAAGCGCTAGAAATCTTGTCTAAGGAGTCGCGTCTCAAGCTCGATACACTGCTTGAAGCAGTGAGTGGGCAAGCACTAAGTGAACTGCAG GAAACTATAAGCGAGGTCAAGGAGCTTCTTGATATGGAGAACTTGGAATGTGAAAGCGAAGGAGATTATGAAGCTGCTGAGCTCAACGAGCGTCTACTGGAAACCATTGTTGATGCAGAGGTGGAGATTAAGTTCGATGATGTGACAAA tcaCTGGACGAAGTCGCATAGCTGGCTCAGCTCGGAGGAGGCGAGTACTGCAGATCTGGAGGAAGCTTATGCAAGGAGTATAAATGCTTTAAGTGAAGCATGCGCTTTAGAAAtgtgcaaattgcataaaattgccgagctgctgctggtaaaGCCACATCACAGCACCGCCAATGAAGTGGACAGCATTGTGCAGCTTTGCAAGCAATTCAATGGACACTTGCAAGGCTTAACCCAACGGtacgcaaatattttaagcggTAAGACTGCAGCAGAGGATGCAACCGAACAAGAGGACTGCAAGACTCGCGTTAATACACTTTTCGCTGAAATGCTAAGCGCCGTGCAGTATATCGAGCAGGCCTACAAGCTATTTACGCCCATACTACAAATGGGCGCTGTTTAG